A window of Rhodothermales bacterium genomic DNA:
ACGTTCCCCGGATGCCAGGTCAGGCCATGCGGCAGGCGCCCGAAGGACATCCGTTCGTCTGAGGATTTCGTTCCGTATGGAGCGCGCCAGGCTCGCTACCGAGTCCGGATGCGCCTTCGCGTCTACCTGACCGGCCAATCGATCGAGCCGGGTCTGCAGTGCATGGGCCTCGTCGAGCGCGTCCGCTTCCACCAGATCGTCGAGAAGTGCCCGCGCCGTTGCCGCGAAACTGACCATTTCTGCGAACTCGGCCTCGTTGACGATGTCGCCATCCTGAACCGCCACGGCGTAATCGGCAGCCATGTAATCCAGGACATGCACCAGCGAACGGGTAACGGACTCCGGGGACTGTGCTGCGGCGTGGTCGGGACGCCCCGCAGAAGCGGCCAGCACGAGCAGGAGCAAACAACAGGAAGGGAGACGCACGAGCGTTTTCGGGGCTTATTTAGACCGGGTCCAAATATACGTCGGGGCTGCCCGTCATGCCATCCGCAACACACAGGTGGCACTCATCCCGAACCGACATCCCGCTCGCGGCGCCTCCGTAGGGCGCGGGACCAGACAATCACACGAGTTCCGACATGCGCACACGCATCGCATCCTTTGCATTCCTGCTGTTCCTTGCATCATCCGCCACGGCGCAGGAGTCCATCACGGCCGTCTATGCCGAGACGCCTCCCCGCATTGACGGTGTGCTGGACGACCCCATCTGGGATCTGGCCCCCGTTGCCGACCGCTTCGTGCAACGCGAGCCGAATGACGGAGCGGAGCCGACGCATCCGTCGGCCATGCGGATTGCCTTCGATGAAGAGAACCTCTATTTCGGGCTCAGCTTCTACGATTCGGAACCGGAGCTCATCCGGGCGCGCAACCTGGAGCGGGGCGGTCCCAACGGAAACGATGACATGTTCTGGTTGCTCATCGATACGTACAACGATGATCGCAACGCCTACCTGTTCGAAACGAACGTTCTGGGGACGCAGGACGATGCCATCATTTCGGACGAGAGTATGCAGCACAGCGACTGGCAGTGGGACGGCATTTATCACAGCGAGGGGCGGATAGCAGAGGACGGCTGGCATGTCGAGCTGGCCATCCCGTTCAAGACCATCCGGTTCGACAACAAGGAGGAGTTGACCATGGGCGTGGCGCTCATGCGGTTCCTGAACCGCACCGGTGAACGATCCATGTGGCCGCATATTCCCCGCTCGTACTCCGCCGGAATTTTCCAGGTGTCCCAATATGCGGATCTGAGAGGGGTCCGCAATGTCGAGCGTGGCCGGAACGTGCTCATCAAACCCTTCATCATCACGGGAGCGCAGGATGTGCGCACGTCGGGCACGTCGGTGACGGACACGCAGCAGGACGTTGGATTGGACGTGAAGTGGGCCGTCAATCCGAACGTGACGGTCGACGTTACCCTGAATACGGATTTTGCCCAGGTCGAGTCCGACAACGTGCAGCTGGACCTGACCCGGTTCAACCTTTTCTTTCCCGAGAAACGGGAATTCTTCCTGGAGCGTCAGGCCCTGTTCACGCTCGGCAATACCGGGGAGACCGAAACCTTCTTCTCCCGTCGGATAGGCATTTCGAATGATATCCTGGCCGGGGCCCGGGTCGTGGGCCAGTTCGACCGGTTGTCCGTGGGCGTCATGAACATCCAGACGGAAGCCAATGATATCCTGGATGCGACGAACAATACCGTCCTGCGCCTGCGCGCCGATGTGTTCGGGCGTACCACCGTCGGTGGCATCCTGACCAACCTTGAGCAGGGCGACCGGTTCAATCGGGCGTTCGGGGTCGATGCGCGCAGTCGTTTCATGGGCAACAGTGAGGCATCCGCCTGGTATACGCGGGTGGAAGACTCCAATCCGCTGGCATCCGATGCCGCAGGTGCGATTGCCCTGTCGTGGCGCCGCGCAGACTACCAGATCGGGGTGAATCATACGCAGGTCGGCAAACGGTTCAATCCGGCGCTGGGCTTTGTCAGCCGTCGGGACATGAAGCGGTACCAGGTCAACGCTGGATACAACCCGCAGGTAAACGGGAAATGGGTGCGGGCCTGGTCGGTTTCGGGTGTCGGTGCGCTTGTGAATGGCCAGGACAACGAGCTGCAATCATCGGACGTGCAGTTGAACGGCCAGGTCCACCTGCAGTCCAACGACATGCTGCTGTTCAACGCCGGGCAGAACTTCGAACGGCTCGAACACTCGTTTTTCGTACGTCCCGATGCCGAAATCCTGGCGGGAGATTACACGGCACGTACCGTGGCAGCCGGGATCCAATCCGACAACAGCCGATTCCTGTCCGGTCGGGCCATTGTCCGGACGGCCGAGTTCTTCGGGGGCGACCGGATGGCGTATCAGTTCGGGTTTGGTGTTCGGACGGGAAAGTACTTGAACTTCGACGCCATCATGACGCACAACCGGTTCGATCTGCCCATCCCGAACGGCGAGTTCACGGCGACCTCATTCGGCATGAACATCAACGCGGCCTGGAGCCGGAAGCTGTTCGCCAAGGCACTCATCCAGTACGACAACTTCTCCGGCAACGTGCAGGCCAACATCCGGATTGACTGGATCCATTCGCCTGGCGCGGACCTGTTCCTCGTTTTCAACACCAACTACAACATGCTGAACGCCGAAGACCAATTCGACGTGCGCGCCGCCACGCTCAACAACCGGGTCGGCGTCGCCAAGCTGACATACGTGGTGCAGTTGTAAGGAGATCGTGTAACCGCGTACAGGTGGACCTGTCAGGTCTGGCCAGTGGGGTCTATATTTACAGGCTCAGTGCTGGCGCTTCAGTCCTGACTCGAACCTTGCAATTGCTGAAATAGGCACGGCAGAGCTTTTCGACGTCCCGATGGGCGTAACCCCCTAACCAATCTCCATTGTGAGAACACACGCCGCGCTGCTGTGCATGGTGTTCGTTGCCGCCTTCGCGGCGGGAACGGCATCGGCGCGCCAGGTTCCTGTGTTCGAGCGGTTGTCCGTGACAGATGGGTTGTCGCATCCCAAAATCAACGGCCTTGCGTTGGATGAACAGGGGTTCCTTTGGATAGCCACCGGGGGCGGACTTGATCTGTACGACGGAATCCGTGTTCGCCATCTTGCAACGGGAAAGCCGCCTGGTGGGTATTCCTCGTCGGTCGGGCCGCTTCTGCTTGGCCGCGAAGGGATGATGTTCGCAGGGACGGAATGGGGGATCATGATGATCGACCCTTCAACGTTCACGTCAACCAGATTTCCGTATTCGTTTCCCAGCGGCGGCGCGCCCGTGGCGCTTGCAGAAGACGCCAACGGGGGAATCTGGGTTGCCGCGTGGACGGACGGATTGCAGATCCTGGATCCGGATTCGGGGGTGTTCACGCGCAAAATGTCCGACTCGCTGCAGGCCCTGGACGTGGTACGTGGACAGGATGACTCCATGTGGATTGCGACGGCGACCGGCCTGGCCAGGCTCATGCCGGATGCCGATGAATTCACGTTCATGCGGTACGATTCAGAAAGGCCGCATTCCATCCGGTCGGACCGGGTCCGCCGAATAACGGTGTCGGACGATGGCCGGATATGGGTTGGAACGGAGTCAGGTCTGGACGTACTTGATCCACGGAGCGGGGTGTTTTCACCTGTGGATGTTGGAACCCGGTCGGACAAGATGATCGCCGATCTGACGTGGGACGTCTCCGGCACGCTCTGGATTGGCTACGATGACGCATTGGTTTCGCTGGACGCGGACTCGGGTGACTATCATGTGTTTGAACATGCCCCGGGTGACCCTGAACGTATGGTGGCCGGTCGGATTACGGCCATCCAGACCCTTTCGGGCGGAGGGCTGGCGGTCGGCTCCGATAGATCGGGGTTGAGTCTGTCGTCACTGAATGCAGCTGCCTTGACCCGGGTGTCGAAGACGAGTGACGCAAGGTGGGAATTCCTCGGCTTGGTGGGCGCATTCTCTGAACTTCCGGATGGCAATGTGCTGGTCGGCGGAAGCGAAGGATTGTTCAAATACCGCCCGGCCGACGGGTCGGTCGAAATGCTGGCAGACGTAGTAACATTGACCGGGGGATCATCCATCAACGTGCTGCACGTCACGCGCGACGGGCACGTATGGATGGGCACGGAGGGCGCGGGGTTCGGACAGTTGGACATGGTTTCCCTGACCTTCAACTCGATTCCCTCTACCCGTCGGGACGAAGCCTTCGTCTATGATATCCAGGAAGATCCGGACGGCATTATCTGGGCCGGCACGTTCGGCGGCTTGATTTCCGCCGCGTCACACGGGGAACGATTGGATGCGTATCGCCATGATGACGGATCCGGTCTGGCCGCCAACTGGGTGTCCCAGTTGGACTTGGACGCAAACGGCAATCTGTTGATAGGCACAAATCTTGGATTGAGCATTCGTGGCCGGACATCGGGTACGTTTCGTCACATTGGATACGGTGAGGGCGTGACGCTTCGGAATGCAGGTATTGTCAGCGGGTTGTGGGCGACGCCAGAGGGCATCTTCCTGGCGACGGGAGGCGCGGGACTGATCGAATTGAACCCATCCGATTGGACGGGGCGACAGTGGGACGTCGATGCCGAGCTCTCCGCGGTGATCGAAGACCGGAACGGGTACATTTGGCTCCAGAGCCCTTCCGGATTCACGCGTCTGGACCGGTCATCCGGAGAAACCATCCGGATCGCGTCAGACGTGGGTGTCATGCCCTTTGATTTTGCATTGGGTGCGTATACCGCCACGACGGGTGGCGATCTGCTTTTTGGAACACAGAACGGATTTTTTGTCCTCGACCCTGAACAATTGGCCGGCAACAATGACGTTCCGCGAGCCAGCCTGGCCGGTGTAACCGTACGGGGTGCGCATGTGCGTACGGAAAATGGTCAGTTGGTCGCTCCGGTTGCCAGCGGAGACATGCCCGTTGTTTTCCAGTATGCTCCCGACATCTATCCAGGCAACAAGCCCTTTGCGCTCGTCTACCGTCGTGCCGATGCTTCGGAGCCCTGGATTCGTCTGGAGGGTCCAGTCGGAGATCTGACATTCAATTCGTTGCCCACAGGAGAATTGGTCTATGAAGCGGCATTTCAATCCGTTGACGGCCGGGTCGGGGTCCCGGCCACCATCGCACTTACGGTCCTTCCGGTGTGGTACCGGAGTTGGTGGTTCACCACACTGTCGTTCTTCGGCGTGGCCCTGGCCGGATCCGGCGCAGTGGCGTACCGTGTACGAAGCATCAAACGTGACAATATCCGCCTGGAGCAGGTCGTAATAGATCGGACGGCGGAACTGGAGGACAAGCGCCTGCAGCTGGCAGAGCGGAACGACCAGTTGGCCGCATTGGACGAAATGAAGTCCCGGTTTTTCATCAATATCAGCCATGACTTCAGGACACCTCTTACGTTGATCCTCGGACCCCTTCAGGATTTGATCGACGCATCCGAAGGGGAAGAAAAGCAGTCCATCGAACGCGCGTTGCGGAACGGTCAGCGCCTGTTGCGACTCATCAATCAGGTCATGGACCTCGCCAGACTGGAGGCCGGAGCATTCACACTTGAGGTCGTGCCGACGGACGTGCGTGACCTGGCGCGCAAGACGCTGGGGGCGTTTGAGAGTATTGGTGCGCTGCGCCGCATCCAGACCGGGCTGTCAGGAGGTGA
This region includes:
- a CDS encoding DUF5916 domain-containing protein is translated as MRTRIASFAFLLFLASSATAQESITAVYAETPPRIDGVLDDPIWDLAPVADRFVQREPNDGAEPTHPSAMRIAFDEENLYFGLSFYDSEPELIRARNLERGGPNGNDDMFWLLIDTYNDDRNAYLFETNVLGTQDDAIISDESMQHSDWQWDGIYHSEGRIAEDGWHVELAIPFKTIRFDNKEELTMGVALMRFLNRTGERSMWPHIPRSYSAGIFQVSQYADLRGVRNVERGRNVLIKPFIITGAQDVRTSGTSVTDTQQDVGLDVKWAVNPNVTVDVTLNTDFAQVESDNVQLDLTRFNLFFPEKREFFLERQALFTLGNTGETETFFSRRIGISNDILAGARVVGQFDRLSVGVMNIQTEANDILDATNNTVLRLRADVFGRTTVGGILTNLEQGDRFNRAFGVDARSRFMGNSEASAWYTRVEDSNPLASDAAGAIALSWRRADYQIGVNHTQVGKRFNPALGFVSRRDMKRYQVNAGYNPQVNGKWVRAWSVSGVGALVNGQDNELQSSDVQLNGQVHLQSNDMLLFNAGQNFERLEHSFFVRPDAEILAGDYTARTVAAGIQSDNSRFLSGRAIVRTAEFFGGDRMAYQFGFGVRTGKYLNFDAIMTHNRFDLPIPNGEFTATSFGMNINAAWSRKLFAKALIQYDNFSGNVQANIRIDWIHSPGADLFLVFNTNYNMLNAEDQFDVRAATLNNRVGVAKLTYVVQL
- a CDS encoding response regulator; protein product: MRTHAALLCMVFVAAFAAGTASARQVPVFERLSVTDGLSHPKINGLALDEQGFLWIATGGGLDLYDGIRVRHLATGKPPGGYSSSVGPLLLGREGMMFAGTEWGIMMIDPSTFTSTRFPYSFPSGGAPVALAEDANGGIWVAAWTDGLQILDPDSGVFTRKMSDSLQALDVVRGQDDSMWIATATGLARLMPDADEFTFMRYDSERPHSIRSDRVRRITVSDDGRIWVGTESGLDVLDPRSGVFSPVDVGTRSDKMIADLTWDVSGTLWIGYDDALVSLDADSGDYHVFEHAPGDPERMVAGRITAIQTLSGGGLAVGSDRSGLSLSSLNAAALTRVSKTSDARWEFLGLVGAFSELPDGNVLVGGSEGLFKYRPADGSVEMLADVVTLTGGSSINVLHVTRDGHVWMGTEGAGFGQLDMVSLTFNSIPSTRRDEAFVYDIQEDPDGIIWAGTFGGLISAASHGERLDAYRHDDGSGLAANWVSQLDLDANGNLLIGTNLGLSIRGRTSGTFRHIGYGEGVTLRNAGIVSGLWATPEGIFLATGGAGLIELNPSDWTGRQWDVDAELSAVIEDRNGYIWLQSPSGFTRLDRSSGETIRIASDVGVMPFDFALGAYTATTGGDLLFGTQNGFFVLDPEQLAGNNDVPRASLAGVTVRGAHVRTENGQLVAPVASGDMPVVFQYAPDIYPGNKPFALVYRRADASEPWIRLEGPVGDLTFNSLPTGELVYEAAFQSVDGRVGVPATIALTVLPVWYRSWWFTTLSFFGVALAGSGAVAYRVRSIKRDNIRLEQVVIDRTAELEDKRLQLAERNDQLAALDEMKSRFFINISHDFRTPLTLILGPLQDLIDASEGEEKQSIERALRNGQRLLRLINQVMDLARLEAGAFTLEVVPTDVRDLARKTLGAFESIGALRRIQTGLSGGDEPLVVGVDPAQVEVILLNLLSNAFKYTEPGGTVWVDVRAVHEDGVSISVTDSGIGIPEEHLPYLFDRYYRVRAPMGDLLPGSGVGLALVHELVELHQGSISVVSRVGEGSGTTFTITLPSLPWEHGPRPSARPEYEGYYDVFGAASDARDVAHEGDRPTVLVVEDHGDLRAYIREHLDTAYAVAEAADGEDGLALAIELVPDLIISDIMMPRKDGLTLVRELRSDTRTSHIPVILLTARADVESHIEGVETGADSFLPKPFNARVLKAQIASLLERRNLLWNAYRQGTLHEPDDPVVSALDTALVEQISSFVASRLSDPDFSVDELAEYCGMSSRQLSRKMAVVLDTSPGSYIRTQRMREAQQLLSDPNSSVKEVSFRVGFRSETHFSKQFKEAYGVTPGNWSRR